Below is a genomic region from Brassica rapa cultivar Chiifu-401-42 chromosome A08, CAAS_Brap_v3.01, whole genome shotgun sequence.
TGCAGGAATTCTACTTAGTTAAAAAGAGATAGGTAACACAAATTCATATAATGTAGGCTACAGTTCATTAGAACAGAGATTTTGCGTTCAACATCTTTACTAAATGCCCATCGCAGCATATGTATGCATTTCTCAGCCTTGATGGAATTCTTGGATAACGTATTTCAAGAACAATTCCTTCACTTTCTTTGACTTGATGAAATGTTTTCAACGTGCATCTGATTTCCTAAACTTCTTCCCAATTATGATTTCGAAACAGTATGTGCATATTCTATACTATGAGGTTGGAATCATTAGATACTAGGAAATGAGATACATTGTTGCGTCTTTACTTACGTTAAGATCTGCCTCTGCCATTTTCTCAATTTGTGCTGCCTTTTCTTTAACAATTGCCGCAGTCAACTCAGCTTTTGCCATTTCTTCGGCTTTACTCAAAGCCAACTGAGCTTCACTTTCCTGCAGTGAATAAAAATTATCAGTTATGACTTTCCAAATCAACATACTATTCTCAGCTTCCTGAAATGACCAAACCTTTTGTTCAATTTCTGTTTTGAGCTTGTCTTCCATTCTCTCTTGGATTGACTTGATAGCAGCGGCTGcttttgttttctctctttttagCTCCTAGATAAGTAACAGTGGCACGTAAATCGAAGTTGTGAGTTTTCTTTCAACCCAGGAACATGGGAAACCGAGATTAGATGGTAATTTACAAGAATCTAGTGAAAAATCGGATCAGATGCCATGTTTATACGAGAagcaaatataaaactgaacaACTTCATGTTAGTCTGATGCAGCAGTGCGAATGGGCACATGTCCTTGAAGTGAGTTAACCAAGCAGAGGTAAAGAGAGAAGCACCTTATCCAATATTGCCGCCTCCTCTATACGCATTAATTCACGTGCCCTAAGATCTCTCAACTCATTTTCGTACTTCTCCTGAGGACAGTCATACCAATTTTCAGTAAATAAAATCTCACAGATAACGCAAGGGCAGTACAGAAATTAAATCATAGTATGAGATATTTTCTCTTTCAAGCAACCTTCAAGGTTCGTAATTTTTCAGCAAAAACTTGGGCTTCCAAATGCGACTGTCTTTCTTCAGCTGCATGAATGGCATCCAGAAAATCAAGTACCAACTTTCCATCCTGAGTCATGTAGCCATCTTTAAGCCCCTCAGTCGAGTTAGGAAGAGCCTAAATCACGAAACAAAGCGGTTAAGAATATTTTCACACAGATTATCAATCAATACAAAGCCCTGCAGGAGTAGAGAGAGGAAAGTCAAGTTTGAAACCTCAGTTTCATTAGTTAGTTGCTCCCCAGCTGGTGAGGATCCATTGctttcagtaccattgccgtCTAGATTGTATTCCTTAAGGAGAGAACCTGGCGTTTTCACTTCCCGCTCAATGCCATCCTGTAAGAGAACGATTGATTAGAGATTAACATCAAACCTTCTTTGTTTATGcaggaaaaaaatatcaattagGAAAAACGTAACGTCCGCAAGAGGAGTCTTATCCTTCAATAAGGTACGTAATGTTAGACTTTTACGGACAAATCATGTCTGTACTACAAGATTTGCTCGACCTTTCATAGATAGTAAGAGATAAGTGATAATTGCGAgtctaataaaaattatatcgaGATAGATAGTTAGCCGGTCTTTCAAGAGGCTGAATATTCTCCTTATTGGATTCCAAGggacaaaaaaaatgtatgaaaTGCATGAAAAAAAGGAGTTCTGAGGCATTCATCTGCTGCAATTTAACCTATAATATATTGCTCTTTCAAGTTCAACAAAAGGAAAAATTAGTACCTCAGATGCCTTTTCAGTGGCAGGATCCTTTGATGCAGCAGATTCCACTTCACTTTCATTAAGAACCGAACCAGGCTGGGGACTAATAACAGTACTGTCCTCAGGTTTCGGTACGGCTTCCAACTTCACATTTTCTGCCTCGGAAATGATTTCTGGGGACGCATCAGACTTAGTTTTCGAGTCATCCGAAGAAAGAGGCAAGCTTTTCTCTGCTTTATCAGCACCATTGTCTTGAGGTGTCTCTTGTTGGTTAGAAGAAACATATGTATAACGGTCAGGCGTTGGATCAGACTCGGGCTGCACTTCTATGTCACTCTGTATTCCCACAGAAGCTGGAACCTCAGGTTGCGTTTCACCTTTACCATCCCCTGATGAGCCAATTCCAGCAGAGTCTCCAACACCGGGAGATACACTCGAATGATGAGACTCCTCAAGTTTTTCAGTGATAGCATCAGACTTAACAAGCTCACTTAATTTCTGCGTTTCATTCCCGAGATACTGGTCCAAGTATCCAGTCTGATACGCTACCAGAAAAGCACCAGCGATCGCAGCGCCTCCTATAACCACTTTCGAAGAACCGCCTTTAGAGCCATctgaaggaggaggaggcacTTTCGAGGCATCTGGTTTCCCTAGAGGTTTAGCTCCAGGGACACCGTTTTTACCAGAAGTAGAAGAGGCCTTTCTCAAATGAAATCTCTGAGGCAAGCCAACAAAACGTAAACAATCAGAAAACAAAAGTATACTAAAAAACAAGAATCACCAGTACATACATGCATACACTCACCTGAGCAGCTCCCAGATTCCTCGGGAACCTCTTTATCGACAGCTCGAGAACAGACCTAATCAAATGATCAACCACACATTAGGATTCACAATTAATCAAATCACAATAACCCTCAATTTCCGAGAGATCCTAAACCTACGCGAATTTGATTTTGCTACAACAAGAGAATCGGTACAGCACTGAGATATCTCCATCGGAAAACTCAAATCGATTATACGATTTTATAAGGTTGAGGAAACGTACTTCCGCAGCATTGTGGCGTTTGCTCCTCGTGAAGAACCCAAACGGAGACGGACGACTTGAGAAGAGCTTTCCGGTGAGTAAATTATTCTCCTCTAGCAACCCCCCGTAAGCGTTTTGGCATTAACCGACGCCGTATGAAGCGCGTTTTAGCGTTAAAACGACAACGTTGAAGTGATAGCGTTAATACGACGCCGTATGAAGCACTTGACTATCAAGGGTAATATCGACATTTCCGTTGGAAATTAATGGTATTTATAATACAACCCCTTCACTTCTAGTCATCGAGTTTTTATTCCCCGTTATCAAAAAAAACAGCCGACGAACAAGAACCCTAGAAATTCATCCTTCGCCTCCAAATTTTGATTCCTTATCCAGAAAGTAATGACGGGATAGAAGATTCCCAATGTACGCTTTATCTGTTCTTCTCGGTTAGAATCACTcactctcttttctctctctctccgtttCGTATCGTCTAGATTTCGTTTCTCAGGTTTGTCTTCTTTCTCTGGGTTTGATTAAAAAGTTGAATTCTTTTCGTCTGATTTGAGCTGGAA
It encodes:
- the LOC103835103 gene encoding uncharacterized protein LOC103835103 isoform X1, whose product is MLRKSVLELSIKRFPRNLGAAQRFHLRKASSTSGKNGVPGAKPLGKPDASKVPPPPSDGSKGGSSKVVIGGAAIAGAFLVAYQTGYLDQYLGNETQKLSELVKSDAITEKLEESHHSSVSPGVGDSAGIGSSGDGKGETQPEVPASVGIQSDIEVQPESDPTPDRYTYVSSNQQETPQDNGADKAEKSLPLSSDDSKTKSDASPEIISEAENVKLEAVPKPEDSTVISPQPGSVLNESEVESAASKDPATEKASEDGIEREVKTPGSLLKEYNLDGNGTESNGSSPAGEQLTNETEALPNSTEGLKDGYMTQDGKLVLDFLDAIHAAEERQSHLEAQVFAEKLRTLKEKYENELRDLRARELMRIEEAAILDKELKREKTKAAAAIKSIQERMEDKLKTEIEQKESEAQLALSKAEEMAKAELTAAIVKEKAAQIEKMAEADLNIKALHMAFYARSEEARKSHSVHKLALGALALEDSLSKGLPIHKEISMLQSYLEGTHEDSVLDLVLSSLPEEAKSKGTDTTLQLNQKFDTLKGTLRHFSLIPPGGGGILAHSLAHIASWLKFKEVDQANGGIESVIKKVDNYLAEEKLAEAAAALEEGVKGSKAEEVVSEWVRLARNRAITEQAVTVLRSYATCASLT
- the LOC103835103 gene encoding uncharacterized protein LOC103835103 isoform X2, translated to MLRKSVLELSIKRFPRNLGAQRFHLRKASSTSGKNGVPGAKPLGKPDASKVPPPPSDGSKGGSSKVVIGGAAIAGAFLVAYQTGYLDQYLGNETQKLSELVKSDAITEKLEESHHSSVSPGVGDSAGIGSSGDGKGETQPEVPASVGIQSDIEVQPESDPTPDRYTYVSSNQQETPQDNGADKAEKSLPLSSDDSKTKSDASPEIISEAENVKLEAVPKPEDSTVISPQPGSVLNESEVESAASKDPATEKASEDGIEREVKTPGSLLKEYNLDGNGTESNGSSPAGEQLTNETEALPNSTEGLKDGYMTQDGKLVLDFLDAIHAAEERQSHLEAQVFAEKLRTLKEKYENELRDLRARELMRIEEAAILDKELKREKTKAAAAIKSIQERMEDKLKTEIEQKESEAQLALSKAEEMAKAELTAAIVKEKAAQIEKMAEADLNIKALHMAFYARSEEARKSHSVHKLALGALALEDSLSKGLPIHKEISMLQSYLEGTHEDSVLDLVLSSLPEEAKSKGTDTTLQLNQKFDTLKGTLRHFSLIPPGGGGILAHSLAHIASWLKFKEVDQANGGIESVIKKVDNYLAEEKLAEAAAALEEGVKGSKAEEVVSEWVRLARNRAITEQAVTVLRSYATCASLT